One window of the Acidobacteriota bacterium genome contains the following:
- a CDS encoding helix-turn-helix transcriptional regulator: MRKVGARIRRLRKRKGLTQEMLAEAARYTPGYIGSIENARKVPSIAFLFDVAEALETSPAELLIDAGEGPDREALKEQIKQLVDEL; this comes from the coding sequence ATGCGCAAAGTCGGTGCTCGGATACGCCGTTTGCGTAAGCGCAAGGGATTGACTCAAGAGATGCTGGCGGAAGCGGCTCGCTACACTCCCGGTTACATCGGGAGCATTGAGAACGCCCGCAAGGTGCCCTCCATCGCCTTCCTCTTCGACGTGGCCGAAGCACTCGAAACGTCCCCGGCCGAACTCCTCATCGACGCCGGCGAAGGTCCTGACCGCGAAGCCCTCAAAGAACAGATCAAGCAACTGGTAGACGAACTCTAG
- a CDS encoding sodium:solute symporter family protein — MLDLLIVLAFVAYAISSGFRSRAQAGRNLNEYFLAGRTIPGWQAGTSMAATQFAADTPLLVTGLIATGGIFELWRLWIYGLAFLMMAFVLSVAWRRAGVLTDAELTEVRYSGRGVLPLRVLKAVYYGTVINCVVMAMVLVAAVRIAEVFLPWHQWLPEGFYSLLVSITQGLGINLGSSVGGLAPEIATTNNLFSILVILAFTALYSTTGGLRSVIATDVMQFALAMLGTLVYAWVVVSQAGGLMGLTERLVELYGRAQASHMLSFAPAMEQALMPFLVLIGLQWFFQMNSDGTGYLAQRSMACRSDRDARQAGVIFAWLQIFARSLIWLAIGVGLLVLYPFEPSQIGDDGFAASREILFVTGINDYLPMGIRGLMLTGLLAALASTIDTHLNWGASYWSNDIYDRFICRHLGNRRPQSHELVLAARLSNLLILAVSLIIMANLGSIQQAWQVSLLFGAGIGSVLVLRWFWERVNLYSELAAILVSLLFAPILLVVTEQEWIRLGSMAVLSTAAVVATAYLLPPTSDSVLRAFYQLVQPPGFWSRTAALLGEDPRKPVRRLRSGLTTTLLCALSLFLCLMGAGKLLLPNPGQSLLWGGFLLLLGLALLPTWMGKVRKLN, encoded by the coding sequence TTCGTGGCTTACGCCATATCCTCGGGTTTCCGCTCCCGCGCCCAGGCCGGGAGGAATCTCAACGAATACTTCCTGGCCGGACGCACCATCCCCGGATGGCAGGCGGGAACCAGCATGGCGGCCACCCAGTTCGCCGCCGACACCCCCCTGCTGGTCACCGGACTCATCGCCACCGGAGGCATCTTCGAGTTGTGGCGACTCTGGATCTACGGCCTGGCCTTCCTGATGATGGCCTTCGTCCTCTCGGTGGCCTGGCGGCGGGCGGGAGTGCTGACCGACGCCGAGTTGACCGAAGTGCGCTACTCGGGACGCGGAGTGCTGCCGCTGAGGGTGCTCAAGGCCGTCTACTACGGCACCGTCATCAACTGTGTGGTGATGGCCATGGTGCTGGTAGCGGCCGTACGCATCGCCGAGGTCTTCTTGCCCTGGCACCAGTGGCTTCCCGAGGGGTTCTACAGCCTGCTGGTCAGCATCACCCAGGGACTGGGAATCAACCTCGGGTCCAGCGTCGGGGGGCTGGCGCCCGAGATCGCCACCACCAACAACCTCTTCAGCATCCTCGTCATCCTGGCCTTCACCGCCCTCTACTCCACCACCGGCGGACTGCGCAGCGTCATCGCCACCGACGTCATGCAGTTCGCCCTGGCCATGCTGGGGACGCTGGTCTACGCCTGGGTCGTGGTTTCCCAGGCCGGCGGGCTGATGGGCCTGACCGAGAGGCTGGTGGAGCTCTACGGAAGGGCGCAGGCCTCTCACATGCTCTCCTTCGCCCCCGCAATGGAGCAGGCCCTCATGCCCTTCCTGGTGCTGATCGGTTTGCAGTGGTTCTTTCAGATGAACAGCGACGGCACCGGCTATCTGGCCCAGCGCTCGATGGCCTGCCGCAGCGACCGCGACGCCCGCCAGGCAGGCGTCATCTTCGCCTGGCTGCAGATCTTCGCCCGCAGCCTGATCTGGCTGGCCATCGGAGTCGGGCTTCTGGTGCTCTATCCCTTCGAACCATCCCAGATCGGCGACGACGGCTTCGCCGCTTCGCGCGAGATCCTCTTCGTCACCGGCATCAACGACTACCTGCCCATGGGCATCCGCGGACTGATGCTGACCGGATTGCTGGCCGCCCTGGCCTCCACTATCGACACCCACCTCAACTGGGGCGCCAGTTACTGGAGCAACGACATTTACGACCGCTTCATCTGCCGCCACCTGGGAAACCGAAGGCCTCAGAGCCATGAGCTGGTGCTGGCGGCGCGCCTCTCCAACCTGCTCATCCTGGCCGTCTCCCTGATCATCATGGCCAACCTGGGGTCCATCCAACAGGCTTGGCAGGTCTCCTTGCTTTTCGGCGCCGGTATCGGCTCGGTACTTGTGCTGCGCTGGTTCTGGGAACGGGTCAATCTCTATTCGGAACTGGCCGCCATCCTGGTTTCGCTGCTCTTCGCTCCCATTCTGCTGGTGGTTACCGAGCAGGAATGGATCCGCCTGGGCTCGATGGCCGTCCTCTCCACGGCGGCGGTGGTGGCCACCGCCTACCTTTTGCCGCCTACCTCCGATTCAGTCCTCAGAGCCTTCTATCAGCTCGTCCAACCACCCGGGTTCTGGTCGCGAACCGCGGCCCTGCTTGGGGAAGACCCCCGGAAACCGGTACGGCGTCTGAGAAGCGGGCTGACAACCACCCTGCTGTGCGCACTGTCGCTTTTTCTCTGCCTGATGGGAGCGGGCAAGCTGTTGCTCCCCAATCCCGGCCAAAGCCTGCTCTGGGGGGGCTTCTTGCTGCTCTTGGGCCTGGCTCTGCTGCCCACCTGGATGGGCAAGGTGCGCAAGCTCAACTAG